The stretch of DNA ATGCGGGATGTGCCATGGGGCCGGAGCCCTATTCTTTGGCTATCCTGCTCGCCGAGAGCATGGGATATTTCGCTTTCAAAAATCTTCGAATCTACGCCACCGATATTGATGAAACTGATACCTTTGGGCAGACAATCAGAACCGGAACGTATCCAGAGGAAGACTTGAAGCGAATCCAGCCCGATATCTTCAAAAAGTATTTTGTACCGAACGATAAGCCTGGTTACTTCCGGGTTGTTGATACGATCCGGGAGCACGTTATCTTCGAGAAACACGATTTACTTTCGCTGCGTCCTATCGGGGAAGACTTCAGCCTTATTCTGTGTAAGAACGTGCTGTTGCATTTTCAACCGAACGAAAGAATCGATGTGATAAAGCTCTTCCATGGTTCATTGTCGCAGGGCGGCTATTTGGCGACGGAACAGACGCAGAAGATGCCGGAGCAGGTGGAGTAT from Syntrophorhabdaceae bacterium encodes:
- a CDS encoding CheR family methyltransferase; translated protein: MAFTFFFRDTQILKLAVEHVVPFAMGRSRVRIWDAGCAMGPEPYSLAILLAESMGYFAFKNLRIYATDIDETDTFGQTIRTGTYPEEDLKRIQPDIFKKYFVPNDKPGYFRVVDTIREHVIFEKHDLLSLRPIGEDFSLILCKNVLLHFQPNERIDVIKLFHGSLSQGGYLATEQTQKMPEQVEYLFGRVAANGQIFKKEAAQA